In Hermetia illucens chromosome 5, iHerIll2.2.curated.20191125, whole genome shotgun sequence, a single window of DNA contains:
- the LOC119658373 gene encoding achaete-scute complex protein T3-like, producing the protein MTSACVRNMTLGQNLHIMSQNCVLIASQNYLPIAQQTQLAHQHSGQTQVSVKQANIAPAPPNHNNRTVLGMNGINVGAVDAAPKYKRKYNYTNMPYGQPPPSVARRNARERNRVKQVNNGFTTLRQHIPDKIINALTNGGRGASKKLSKVDTLRLAVEYIRRLQDILDETDQDSTSTLRSQTSSPPLSGSPCSYYTTSPDHFSVQTPCSETSSSPTPSYSSDISIGNSGFIQSEPQFKFEHYDSYSTIKPEDEELLDYISSWQEQ; encoded by the coding sequence ATGACTAGTGCGTGCGTTCGCAATATGACTCTAGGACAAAATTTACACATAATGTCGCAAAACTGTGTTCTAATCGCATCCCAAAACTATCTTCCCATCGCGCAGCAAACGCAGCTGGCCCACCAGCATTCGGGCCAAACGCAAGTTTCAGTGAAACAGGCGAATATTGCACCAGCTCCTCCAAATCACAACAACCGCACGGTCTTGGGGATGAATGGGATCAATGTGGGTGCCGTCGATGCCGCCCCCAAGTACAAGCGAAAATACAACTATACAAACATGCCATATGGACAGCCTCCACCATCCGTTGCCCGGCGCAATGCTCGTGAGAGAAATCGTGTAAAGCAAGTAAATAACGGCTTTACCACATTACGCCAACATATTCCTGATAAAATTATCAATGCATTAACGAATGGAGGCCGAGGAGCTAGCAAGAAATTGAGTAAAGTCGATACACTGCGTTTGGCCGTTGAGTACATTCGGAGGCTGCAAGATATTTTGGATGAAACCGACCAGGATTCAACAAGTACACTTCGTAGTCAAACATCATCTCCCCCGCTTTCTGGGTCACCGTGCTCATACTACACCACAAGCCCTGACCATTTCTCCGTGCAAACTCCTTGCTCAGAAACATCATCGTCACCCACCCCGTCATATAGTTCAGATATCTCAATTGGAAATTCGGGTTTCATCCAATCTGAACCTCAGTTCAAATTCGAACATTACGATTCCTATAGTACGATCAAACCAGAGGACGAAGAACTTCTCGACTACATATCGTCGTGGCAGGAAcagtga